Proteins co-encoded in one Nitrospirota bacterium genomic window:
- the ribD gene encoding bifunctional diaminohydroxyphosphoribosylaminopyrimidine deaminase/5-amino-6-(5-phosphoribosylamino)uracil reductase RibD, which produces MTDRDYIRRTIRLAKKAAGRTSPNPMVGAIIVKAGRIIAEDFHRVPGTPHAEALVLAEAGSRAKGSVLYVNLEPCCHTNKRTPPCTKAIIAAGVKKVVVAMEDPNPQVSGKGVKKLRNAGIEVVTGVLDDEAGRLNEAYVKFITKRVPFVTLKVAMTLDGKIAMPSGESKWITGERARRYVHRMRSSVDAVITAIGTVLADDPELTARFRGARNPMRVVIDPELKMPENARILDIPPQTVIVTGDGKSKRLDELRSKGVKLLLYKKRLHLRWLMERLGGMDVTSVMIEGGSSLASHALEDGVVDKVVFFIAPKIIGGRDSFPAVGGNPCASLRDAYRLKDIKVRTIGEDILVEGYVER; this is translated from the coding sequence ATGACCGATAGGGATTATATCAGAAGAACAATCAGGCTTGCGAAGAAGGCAGCAGGCAGAACCAGCCCGAATCCGATGGTTGGTGCAATCATTGTGAAGGCCGGCAGGATCATTGCCGAGGATTTTCACAGGGTGCCGGGAACCCCTCATGCCGAGGCACTTGTGCTTGCAGAGGCCGGATCAAGGGCAAAGGGCTCTGTGCTGTACGTAAACCTCGAGCCGTGCTGTCATACCAACAAACGGACGCCTCCATGCACAAAGGCGATAATCGCAGCGGGTGTGAAAAAGGTGGTAGTTGCAATGGAGGATCCGAACCCTCAGGTTTCCGGTAAGGGTGTTAAGAAACTGCGCAATGCCGGGATCGAGGTTGTTACAGGTGTGCTCGATGATGAGGCCGGGAGGCTGAATGAGGCCTATGTCAAGTTTATCACCAAGAGGGTTCCATTTGTGACTCTCAAGGTTGCAATGACCCTTGACGGAAAGATTGCCATGCCTTCGGGAGAGTCGAAGTGGATTACAGGGGAGAGGGCGAGAAGGTATGTGCATAGAATGAGGTCTTCTGTTGATGCCGTAATTACTGCAATAGGCACGGTACTGGCCGATGACCCTGAGCTTACTGCGAGGTTCAGGGGGGCCAGAAATCCCATGCGTGTGGTTATTGACCCGGAGTTGAAAATGCCTGAGAATGCCAGGATTCTTGACATTCCTCCTCAGACCGTGATTGTTACAGGTGATGGGAAATCAAAAAGGCTTGATGAACTCAGAAGCAAAGGGGTAAAATTACTCCTCTATAAAAAGAGGCTCCATCTTCGGTGGCTGATGGAGAGGCTTGGCGGAATGGACGTCACCTCTGTTATGATTGAAGGCGGTTCTTCCCTTGCTTCTCATGCACTTGAGGACGGTGTGGTGGATAAGGTGGTCTTTTTTATAGCCCCGAAGATAATAGGTGGCAGGGACTCATTCCCGGCTGTTGGCGGTAACCCCTGTGCATCCCTGAGAGACGCCTACAGGTTGAAAGATATAAAGGTAAGGACAATAGGTGAGGACATACTCGTTGAGGGGTATGTTGAAAGGTAA
- the murQ gene encoding N-acetylmuramic acid 6-phosphate etherase — protein MSTEDLNPSAIEIDLLSVEEIIHIMNEENLAAVQAVNKAGDSISSAVKDAVITIKSGGRLVYVGAGTSGRLGILDASEIPPTFGEAPGVIKAVMAGGEAALTTSVEGAEDNRLAGKHAVADITARDMLLGISASGKTPFVLSALMEGKDQGARCWLLTCNDIEYDFLDGVIKVIVGPEIVAGSTRLKAGTATKMVLNMISTTAMVKLGKVYKGYMIDVVPSNRKLKDRAVRIIMDLTGCSREEAGTLLQSSGGNAKTAVLMYLKGLDYDNARRLLNESGGSLRKALL, from the coding sequence ATGTCCACTGAAGATTTAAACCCTTCAGCCATAGAGATTGATCTCCTTTCCGTTGAAGAGATCATCCACATTATGAACGAGGAAAACCTTGCGGCAGTGCAAGCCGTCAACAAGGCCGGAGACTCCATCTCCAGCGCTGTCAAGGACGCCGTCATCACGATCAAGTCTGGGGGAAGACTGGTCTACGTTGGGGCAGGCACCAGCGGCAGGCTCGGTATCCTTGACGCCTCGGAAATACCACCGACATTCGGCGAGGCCCCGGGAGTAATCAAGGCGGTCATGGCAGGAGGAGAAGCTGCGCTCACCACTTCTGTTGAAGGTGCTGAAGACAACAGGCTGGCAGGAAAACATGCGGTAGCTGATATAACCGCAAGGGACATGCTTTTGGGCATATCAGCAAGCGGAAAAACCCCTTTTGTGCTCTCAGCCCTCATGGAGGGAAAGGACCAGGGGGCCAGGTGCTGGCTTTTGACGTGCAATGATATTGAATATGACTTTCTTGACGGGGTAATAAAGGTTATAGTCGGCCCTGAGATTGTTGCCGGTTCAACAAGGCTCAAGGCAGGCACTGCCACCAAAATGGTGCTAAACATGATCTCCACCACTGCCATGGTCAAGCTCGGCAAGGTATATAAGGGCTACATGATCGACGTGGTCCCCTCAAACAGGAAACTGAAAGACCGCGCCGTCAGGATAATCATGGACCTTACAGGATGCAGCCGGGAAGAAGCCGGGACATTATTGCAGAGTTCGGGGGGAAATGCAAAGACAGCGGTGCTGATGTACCTGAAAGGCCTGGATTATGACAATGCAAGAAGGCTGCTAAATGAATCAGGGGGATCGTTGAGGAAGGCGCTGTTGTGA